One part of the Phoenix dactylifera cultivar Barhee BC4 chromosome 4, palm_55x_up_171113_PBpolish2nd_filt_p, whole genome shotgun sequence genome encodes these proteins:
- the LOC103712703 gene encoding carboxyl-terminal-processing peptidase 1, chloroplastic, whose amino-acid sequence MRLPLACGHHYPRPLSPLPPPPITTKRTPTSPFHRPKAVTSVSSSLSDTSWRCLHKLLLRATAGALSFSLLASPFPSLAEAAGRPAVQLSRPPPSELCQDWAEEEEEAEVPPESITNEGLVEEAWEVVNESFLGDAVSRSWSPEKWLKKKQDFLHKSIQTRSRAHDAIQKMLASLGDPYTRFLSPSEFSKMSKYDVTGIGINLREVPDGDGAVKLKVLGIVLDGPAHSAGVRQGDELLSVNGVIVRGRSAFDVSSMLQGPKETFVTIEVKHGNCGPIQSIKVQRQLVARTPVSYRLEKIENGDVSVGYVHIKEFNALAKKDLVIALRRLLDSGASYMVLDLKDNLGGLVQAGIEVAKLFLDKGETITYTVGRDPQVQKSIVADTAPFATTPLIVLVNNRTASASEIVATALHDNCKAVLVGERTYGKGLIQSVFELHDGSGVVVTIGKYATPNHLDINGNGVEPDFPRLPALSEVRNYLSRCQTPWMG is encoded by the exons ATGAGACTCCCCTTGGCTTGCGGCCACCACTACCCACGGCCCCTCTCGCCCCTGCCACCGCCGCCGATAACAACTAAACGAACGCCGACTTCTCCATTCCACCGCCCAAAGGCGGTcacctccgtctcctcctccctctccgaTACATCCTGGCGATGCCTCCACAAGCTTCTACTCCGAGCGACGGCCGGagccctctccttctctctcctcgcttctcctttcccttccctcgcggaggcggcggGCCGGCCTGCCGTCCAGCTGTCGCGACCGCCTCCGTCGGAGCTCTGCCAGGActgggcggaggaggaggaggaggcggaggtgCCGCCGGAGTCGATCACGAACGAGGGCCTGGTGGAGGAGGCCTGGGAGGTTGTCAACGAGAGCTTCCTCGGCGACGCCGTCAGTCGTTCCTGGTCTCCCGAGAAGTGGCTG aaaaagaagcaagattttcttcacaaaagtATCCAAACAAGATCTAGAGCTCATGATGCCATTCAAAAGATGCTGGCCAGCCTAGGTGACCCATATACACGGTTCCTTTCTCCTTCAGAA TTCTCAAAGATGTCCAAGTATGACGTTACTGGGATTGGAATAAATCTGAGGGAAGTTCCTGATGGCGATGGTGCTGTCAAATTGAAGGTGCTAGGGATCGTATTAGATGGTCCTGCTCATTCTGCTGGCGTGAGACAG GGGGATGAGCTCTTATCAGTTAATGGTGTGATTGTAAGAGGAAGATCAGCATTTGATGTATCCTCAATGCTACAAGGTCCAAAGGAAACATTTGTGACTATAGAG GTTAAACATGGAAACTGTGGCCCAATCCAGTCAATAAAGGTCCAGAGGCAACTTGTTGCTAGAACTCCAGTATCCTATCGTCTGGAGAAAATCGAAAATGGAGATGTTTCAGTTGGATATGTACACATAAAAGAGTTTAATGCGTTGGCAAAGAAAGATTTGGTTATTG CACTGAGACGTCTTCTAGATTCTGGTGCCTCTTACATGGTTTTGGATCTTAAGGATAATCTTGGTGGACTAGTGCAG GCTGGGATTGAAGTTGCTAAGCTTTTCTTGGACAAAGGAGAAACA ATCACTTATACTGTTGGCAGAGATCCCCAGGTTCAGAAAAGTATTGTTGCGGACACTGCACCTTTTGCTACCACTCCTCTCATT GTCCTCGTGAATAACAGGACTGCAAGCGCAAGCGAAATT GTTGCTACAGCACTTCATGATAACTGCAAAGCGGTTCTGGTGGGAGAAAGGACTTATGGCAAG GGTCTAATACAATCTGTTTTTGAGCTTCATGATGGATCTGGTGTGGTAGTCACTATAGGGAAGTACGCGACCCCAAATCACTTGGACATCAATGGAAATGGAGTAGAACCTGATTTTCCACGCCTCCCAG CTCTTAGTGAAGTCAGAAATTATCTTTCGCGTTGCCAAACTCCATGGATGGGATAA
- the LOC103712704 gene encoding uncharacterized protein LOC103712704: MSGGGGGSRVNGAAAGLIPAMSRKLVQSVKEIVNCPDPEIYSMLKECNMDPNEAVHRLLSQDTFHEVKSKRDKKKEIKETPESRSRAVNNSGRGARGGTDRAGRNSSIQSSSSDYGAARGKPANKKENGTPSVPTSSILGSGTVASNPNRRPTIPSDSASMENTMQATGLSDGIPTPSQTSSGFQHNWLGKPGHVSMADIVKMGRPLGKPSSAPIAASDKSSTSQNDAVSHISHYIVKQSPTTVLPSESHQKVHSSQNTVSQVAETSHDVGIADDQHTSHEDWTLVDEPPAGSGSTVPETSETSAVYTGSSPSSALLDDGINAHINPHLDEIEVLEGNVNSGGLPAESIRSTGVSDRHVQLDNSGESSQLNDGLLKNMNSFQSQRHACEHDEVEDVSAEIASTAANLQQLGLHMEERGTKSAEDNPAVIIPDHLQVTNSDCVHLSFGSFGSGAFSGSFASKTLKSNLEVAPVADAATSIDQLDARNHEYYNNEQLKPPSNEDVASRSGTNTGNLDMPSASQPEVITNDALDATHGLQYNFPSVSSYALSSTTQPNAAAYTYPQGNTQMQNLNTQMQNLSPFSSLMQPNSLPSSILAPSGPPLRDFDLPFSPLLATQSMPTKYSTAVSSISGPTVSMPEAVKQGVLSNPQSTPQTLSSSTVPTGPVLPQHLPVHHYAQPTLPLGHFANMISYQFLPQSYTYLPSAAFQQPYTGNGPFHQSPAAVPGAGIKYTLPQYKSSVSMTSLPQSAAVVSGYGGFGSSTNIPGSFTRNPTSASASTTIGFDESLSSQYKEANHYMPLQQTDNPAMWVHGAGSRTMSALPASTFYNFQGQSQHSGFRQGQQPSQFGAPGYPNFYHSQAGVSQEHQQNPGEGNLNGSQATPSQPSHQIWQHSY; the protein is encoded by the exons atgAGCGGGGGCGGAGGGGGGAGTAGGGTTAACGGGGCGGCAGCCGGCTTGATCCCGGCGATGTCGAGGAAGCTGGTGCAGAGCGTGAAGGAGATCGTGAACTGCCCGGATCCGGAGATCTACTCGATGCTCAAGGAGTGCAACATGGACCCCAACGAGGCCGTCCACAGACTCCTCTCCCAAG ATACTTTTCATGAGGTGAAGAGCAAACGTGACAAGAAAAAAGAG ATCAAAGAAACTCCAGAATCCAGGTCTCGAGCAGTGAATAATTCAGGCCGTGGAGCTAGGGGTGGAACTGACCGCGCGGGACGTAATAGTTCTATCCAATCCAGTTCAAGTG ATTATGGAGCTGCTCGCGgcaaacctgcaaacaagaaagaaaatggGACTCCTAGTGTTCCTACCTCATCAATCTTGGGATCTGGCACAGTAGCAAGTAATCCTAATCGAAGGCCAACGATTCCAAG TGATTCTGCTTCAATGGAAAATACAATGCAAGCAACAGGTCTATCTGATGGAATTCCTACACCCTCACAAACTTCATCTGGATTCCAACATAATTGGTTGGGGAAGCCAGGTCATGTTTCAATGGCTGATATTGTGAAGATGGGCAGACCATTAGGCAAACCTTCTAGTGCACCTATTGCAGCAAGTGACAAGTCCTCCACATCCCAAAATGATGCTGTGTCACACATTTCCCACTACATTGTGAAGCAATCTCCAACCACAGTTCTGCCATCAGAATCACATCAGAAAGTACACTCTTCTCAAAATACTGTTTCACAGGTTGCAGAGACTAGTCATGATGTTGGTATTGCTGATGACCAGCATACTTCTCATGAGGATTGGACTCTAGTTGATGAGCCACCTGCAGGAAGCGGGTCAACCGTGCCAGAAACATCTGAAACCTCTGCTGTTTATACTGGGTCATCACCCTCATCGGCATTGCTTGATGATGGAATTAATGCGCACATAAATCCTCATTTAGATGAGATTGAAGTATTAGAGGGAAATGTTAACAGTGGGGGTCTGCCAGCAGAATCCATTAGATCAACAGGTGTCTCTGACAGACATGTACAACTGGATAATTCTGGAGAGAGTTCACAGTTGAATGATGGCTTATTGAAGAACATGAATTCCTTCCAGTCTCAGAGGCATGCATGTGAGCATGATGAAG TTGAGGATGTCAGTGCAGAAATTGCATCAACTGCTGCAAACCTACAGCAGCTAGGTCTACACATGGAGGAGCGAGGCACAAAATCTGCTGAGGACAACCCTGCTGTAATTATTCCTGATCATCTACAGGTTACAAATTCAGATTGCGTGCATTTGAGCTTTGGTAGTTTTGGATCCGGTGCATTTTCTGGATCTTTTGCATCGAAGACCCTGAAAAGTAACTTGGAGGTGGCCCCAGTTGCAGATGCTGCTACTTCAATTGATCAACTGGATGCTAG AAATCATGAGTACTACAACAATGAGCAGCTAAAGCCTCCATCAAATGAAGATGTAGCTTCTAGAAGTGGCACAAACACAGGTAATCTTGATATGCCTTCAGCTTCACAACCTGAGGTCATCACAAATGATGCATTAGATGCTACACATGGGCTCCAATACAACTTTCCATCTGTCTCGAGTTACGCACTCTCTAGCACCACGCAGCCAAATGCTGCAGCTTATACCTATCCACAAGGAAATACGCAAATGCAGAATCTAAATACGCAAATGCAGAATCTTTCGCCTTTCTCAAGTCTAATG CAACCAAATTCTCTACCAAGCAGTATATTGGCACCAAGCGGTCCGCCCCTCCGAGATTTTGACCTTCCATTCTCTCCCTTGCTCGCCACCCAATCAATGCCTACGAAATACAGTACAGCAGTGTCTTCTATCAGTGGGCCGACTGTTTCCATGCCGGAG GCTGTTAAGCAAGGCGTTCTCTCCAACCCCCAGTCAACCCCGCAAACCTTGTCAAGCAGCACTGTCCCTACGGGACCTGTACTCCCTCAACATTTACCTGTCCACCATTACGctcaaccaactcttcctttAGGTCATTTTGCCAACATGATCAGCTACCAATTTCTGCCTCAGAGCTATACATACCTGCCTTCTGCTGCATTCCAACAACCTTACACGGGCAATGGTCCCTTCCATCAATCTCCAGCTGCAGTACCTGGTGCAGGCATAAAGTATACACTACCGCAATACAAAAGCAGCGTTTCTATGACCAGCTTACCCCAGTCTGCTGCTGTTGTCTCCGGTTATGGAGGCTTTGGAAGCTCAACTAACATTCCTGGAAGCTTCACTCGTAATCCTACCAGTGCCTCGGCCAGCACAACCATCGGATTTGATGAATCTCTAAGCTCTCAGTACAAAGAAGCGAATCATTACATGCCACTTCAGCAG ACTGATAACCCTGCCATGTGGGTTCACGGAGCTGGTTCCAGAACAATGTCAGCTCTTCCAGCCAGCACTTTCTACAACTTTCAGGGGCAAAGTCAGCATAGCGGGTTTCGACAGGGTCAGCAGCCGTCACAGTTTGGAGCTCCGGGTTACCCAAATTTCTATCATTCACAAGCAGGAGTCTCCCAAGAACATCAGCAAAATCCAGGCGAAGGAAATCTGAATGGATCCCAGGCCACACCATCCCAGCCATCACACCAGATCTGGCAGCACAGTTACTGA